The DNA segment cacagagtcagcatggatttatgaaggggaagtcatgtttgacaaatttgctggaattcttcgaggatgtaacgaacagggtgaataaaggggaaccagtggatgtggtgtatttggacttccagaaggcatttcacaaggtgccacataaaaggttactgcacaagataaagttcacggggttgggagtaatatattggcatggatagaggattggctaactaacagagagtcgggataaatggttcagtctcggtttggcaatcagtaacgagtggggtgccgcagggatcagtgctgggaccccaactatttacaatctatattaacgacttggaggaagggaccgagtataatgtagccaagtttgctgacggtacaaagatgggaggaaaagcaatgtgcgaggaggacacaaaaaatctgtaaaaggacacacaggctaagtgagtgagcaaaaatttagcacatggagtataatgttggaaagtgtgaggttatgcactttggcagaaaaaaatcgaagagcaagttattatttaaatggagaaaaattgcaaagtgctgtagtacagcgggacctgggggtcctggtgcatgaaacacaaaaggttagtatgcaggtacagtaagtgatcaggaagaccagtggaatcttggccttgattgcaaaggggatggagtataaaagcagggaagtcttgctacagttatacagggtattgatgaggtcacacctggaatactacatacagatttggtttccatatttaagaaaggatatacttgctttggaggcagttcagaaaaggttcactaggttgattccagagatgaggaggttgacttatgaagaaaggttgagtaggttgggcctctactcattggaattcagaagaatgagaggtgatcttatcgaaatgtataagattatgagggggcttgacaaggtgatgcagagaggatgttcccattgatgggggagactagaactagagggcatgatcttagaataaggggccgcccatttaaaacagagatgaggagaaatttcttctctcagagggttgtaaatctgtggatttcgctgcttcagagagctgtggaagctgggacagtgaataaatttaagacagagatagacagtttcttaaccattaagggaataagggtttatggggagtgggcggggaagtggaccggagtccatgatcagactagccatgatcgtattaaatggcagagcaggctcaaggggctgtatggcctactcctatttcttatgtaactcgTTTTTTAACCCTTGCCTTGTTTCTGACAGGCCGGATGTGTTGTCTCGGTTGCTAGGCAGCCTCGTGCTGAAGAACAAGAAGGCTGAGTTTGTTCTAACGCACAAATTGCTGCTCTTGCAGTATCACCACACGGTACGTACCGACCGGAGGGGGGTACGTAAAGATCAAGGGGGCCGGGGCGAGAGATCGGCTAACTAGTAGGAATGGGTTTTAAAACTTGTACGCGGACACACTGACATATTGGATTAGGGtatcgggtgggtggggggctcgagggcagtgggtgaggggggcagtgggtggggagggcaggggggcagtgggtggggagggctggggggggggagggggcagtgggtggggagggcagtgggtgcagtggatggtGGGGCCAGTGGGTGGGGagggcagtgggtgcagtggatggtGGGGCCAGTGGGTGGGGAGGGCTGCGGGGGGCAGTGAGTGCAGTGGATGGAGAGGGCAGTGGGGTGGGAGAGGTGGGTGGATGGGAAGAGCATTGTGGTTGGTTGGTGGATGGGTGGGGATGTAACCTGTTGCTGTTCTAACGGTGCCTGATGCTGTGTCTCTGCTGCAGACCGCTGTGCTACAAAGCCTGCTGGGATATCTAGCCGGAGAGAAGTCTCGGGACTCCTTGTTGAttgaggtgagggggagagggggtgtcacTCAGTGGGGAGGGGTGTtacgggggggggcgggtggggggtgggaggctgCGGAGACTCCTTGGGAccaggggcggaggggggggggggtgaaaagtTCAAGAGCTGGGAGAGCGGCTCCTGAGTCCCAAAGTCTCCACATCATGAAACACTGGAACTAACAGGCCTGGCAGCTCCTGAGAGTGAGTGGAGCTGAGCCTTGGGAGCTGCGCCCGCTCACTCCTGAGCATGTGGGGCGGGGGGGCGAAGCGAGGGTGGGGTGCTGATGAGGAGGTGCACTCTGAGCTTTGCGgattcagactgtgtgtgtgtatgtgacaggTGCTGAAGAAACTGCTGGAGACCTGGGGCAACAGCAGTGCCGTGAGACACACCCCCATCGAACAGCAGCTTTACATCAGCAAGGCCATCGTCATCAGCCTCGCCCAGCTCAGCCACACCCAGATACAGGAGCACAGAGCAGGTGGGTGCACCACAGGGGCTGGCGCAGGAGTGCGGCAGGACcagcttggggggcggggggggggggggagggagaggtgcctGCGATTTGTGTGATGGGGAGGGGACGAGATGGTCAGTAGCACCATTGACCCATCACACTGGAGGAGAATGAGGGGCCAGAGAAATGTTTCGATTGTGGGTGATGGTGGAGGGGGTgattagaagaacataagaaataggagcaggagtaggccatttggcccctcgagcctgctccaccattcaataagatcatggctgatctgatcttggcctcaactccacttcccttcccgctccccatgacccttgactcccttattgttcaaaaatgtgtctatctccaccttaaatatattcaatgacccagcctccacagttctctggggcagagaattccaaagattcacaaccctctgagagaagaaattcttcgtcatttccgttttaaatgggcgaccccttattctgaaactatggcccctagttctagatttccccacaaggggaaacattctctctgcatctactcagtcaagccccttcagaatcttattcatttcaataagatcacacctcattcttctaaactccaatgagtataggtccaacgtgctcaacctttcttcataagacaactccttcatcacgggaatcaacctcgtgaaccttctctgaactgcctcgaatgaaagtatatcactccttaaataaggaccaaaactatacgcagtactccaggtgaggtctcgtcAAGGcccggtacagttgtagcaggacttttatactccatcccccttgcaataaaggccatgtgaTTGAGGGGGTGATGTGATGTGTGGGggttaatatgtgtgtgtgtgttacgagTGTGTCAGCCTTCGTTCTCTCTGGGATCCTGTGTTTGCAGAGCTGCTCTCGCGGATGATGGCCGGTATGGAGTGTCACCTGGACAGTAACCTACCCCGGGTTCGCCGGCTGGGAATGGTTGTCGCGGAGTGCCTCAGTGCCAGGGTGAACACCGGGGACCACAGGCTCAGGTTCCAGGTAGGTCTAATGGAGCCCGGGATGAGGAGCGCAGTCCCAGTGTGGGGGGGCACCTCACTGTGCACAGTTACAGGGATGGAGCCTTTTAATCTCCCCAGACAGCCAGTCTCAAATCACGGATTACCCGCCTTTTGGCTTCACCAGGGCAGTATTCCATTCAGAAGATAAAGAgacggggagggagttccagagcctggggcctcaGCTGAACACATAGCTGAAGGAAAGATAGATCTGTAATTTATAAAGCAACTTATTGCTGAATATTCCTGGTTCTAATATTTTCAGGAGAAATGGGGTGGCAGTGTAGGCAAAGCATTCCATCACTGTGTTGGAACATaaataacatctcatcagaaagctggcacctccgacagtgcagctctgaaGTGTCGGCCTGGGTTAAGGGCGCCAGTCCTGGGGAGGGGCTCCAACCTACGACCCTCTGACTCAAAGGCTGACACAAGAACTCCCTACAGCCAGTGGAATCTTTTGCTGCAGTGTGAAGACTGGGACTGGGATTAGTGAATTCTGTATGCACCAAGGATTAATTTGATTCAAGATATTTTAACTCTAACCTAAATGACAGAAGAGAGTGTACAAattacaacagtggttacactcaaagtacttcattggcggtaaagcgcttttgatatgtgcggtggtcgtgaaaggcgctatatttatGCAAGACTTTTTACAGGCCATTAGGcatgctgtggaggctcagtctttgtgtatattcaagacagagatcgatagacttttagatattaagggatatggggacagtgcaggaaggtgttgaggtagatcagccatgatctcattgaatggtggagcatgctcgaggggccgaatggcctactcctgctcctaattcttttgttcttattatgcatgtgcgtgtgtgtgcctgCGACTGACGCTGATCCTCGTATTTCTCACCCTCGCATAGTCACTCCCTCCGCTCTTGCACTAACTTTCGATTTAGTTGCTCTCATTCTCACACTAGCCTCGGTGAGCAGGCACACACTTGTCCTTGTGCACCTCTAGCGATGCAGTGATTGACGTGTCGGTTTTACTGTGTGGTCTTTCAGTACGAGGAAGATGATGAGACGAGAGAGCTACTGTCACTCTCCTCCCGCAGACACCCATCGAGCTGGGAGTGCCCCCCACAGCAGCACAGGTACCTGAATAGTCAATGGTAGCGACAGCaaatgttggaaatgcacagcagataTATCTCCGGTGAAAATGTGTAACTATCCATCAGGCTGCTGGTAAAGATGGACAGTCTGTCATTTGAGAGGCTGGCTGAGGTCCACAGATCccggaaggtagcaggccaggtagataaggtggttaagaagctatacggaatacttgcctttattagctgaggcatagaatacaagagcagggaggttatgcttgaactgtataaacactggttaggccgcagttggagtactgcatgtagttctggtcactgcattacaggaaagatgtgattgcactagagagggtacagaggagatttccgaggatgttgcatggactggggaattttagctatgaggaaagattgaatagactgagtttgttttctttggaacagaggaagctgaggggagaccttacatTGAGGTGTGGGCCCTAGATAGAgttgatagaaaggacctatttcctttagcagaggggtcaaccaccagggggcatagctttaaagtaattggtaggaggtttataggagatatgaggggaactttcttaacccagagggtggtggggtctggaactcactgcctgaaagggtggtagaggtagaaaccctcgccacatttaaaaagtacttggatgcgcacttgaagtgccgtaacctacatggctacgcaATAAgaactgcaaagtgggattaggctggatagctctttgtcggccaacgcagtcatgttgggccgaaatggcctccttccgtgcagtaaatttctatgattgtgagCTGCATTATTTGGTCTATTCTGTGAAATGCAGCATTTGTGCAGGATTCTTCATCAGTAGCCATTCAACAAGTCTCAATATTAAATGTGGAATGAGAGGAGGGGAATTGCCATAAATGAGTCCACAGCTGGATCACACTGTGAGTGGGGAAGTTACGCTGATCTCTGCTCGTTACTCCATGCTCTCTCATTGTCTCTTTTGCTTCAGTATTTGAACTCTCGGCCGTGAGAATTCACCTCGTTCCCGCCACAATCCTGAAGCCGAATTCTTAAGCCCTCGCCTGATCCACCGTATTCTGTGCAGGAGGTGCGATTCATTGACCGCACCCCAGGATAGCTGGGTTTTAATGTGTTTTCATCCATTCCTAGCGATGACAGCTCCCAGACAGACAGCAGTCAGACGGCGGCAGAGAGCAGACAGTCAGTGCAGACCGTGCGGGACACAGAGTCGGAGTCGGAACTGGACAGGTCAGTAAAACCACATCTTCCCTGTTTCAGCCGTTAGAATAAGAAATGGCCATACGGACAAGatggtgtcagtcttggctcagtgggtggACTCTCGCCTCTGGGGTTGAAGGTCATGGGGTCAGGGCCCGTACCCAGGACGTAAGCGGTGCTGAACGAGTTCTGTGCTGTCCTTTGGGTGAATCAGAATGTTCAGGGGAGGGGGATGAATTCCCTCTTTTTCTCCAGTTGCTCACCTTTCTTTTTATCTGCAGCGATGATGAGCTGATCCCGTACGATCTGTCAGCTGACACGGAGCTGCGAAGGGGTCGAGCCCCGGTTTACGTCAGTGATTGTGTGGAAGGTAACCTGTTAACCAGGCAGTGGGGGcggggagtgacgggggggggggggatactggggggagggggcactgAGTGACTGGGGGGGGATACTGAGtgacttgggggggaggggggggcgcggggataCTGAGTGACTGGAGGAGGGTGGAGATactgagtgactgggggggggaataCTGAGTGACTTGGGGGGAGGGGTCActgagtgactggggggaggggtcactgagtgactggggggaggtgaactgagtgactggggggggggtcactgagtgACTGGAGGGGGGAATactgagtgactgggggggggtcactgagtgactgggaggggaggggaactgagtgacagggggtgggggaggggaactgagtgacgggggtgggggaggggaactgagtgacggggggtggggggagcactgAGTGACGGTGGGGGACactgagtgactgggggggggggaactgagtgacgggtgggggaggggaactgAGTGACGGCGGGGAGGGAGCactgagtgactgggggggggaggggacagagtgactggggggaggggacactGAGtgacgggggggaaggaggcactgagtgacgggggaggggggcactgagtgacgggggggtgggggggcactgagtgactgtggggGAGGAGGCACTGAgtgacagtgggggggggaggaggcactgagtgactgtgggggggggggtggagggcacTGAGTGACTATGGAGGAGGAGGCACTGagtgacggaggggggggggggcactgagtgactgtgggaggggggggaggcactgagtgacgggggaggggggcactgagtgacggggggggtggggggcactgagtgactgtggggAGGAGGCACTGAGtgacagtggggggggaggaggcactgagtgactgtgggggggggtggagggcactgagtgactgtggggAGGAGGCACTGAgtgacagtgggggggggagaggcactgagtgactgtgggggggtggagggcactgagtgactgtggggGAGGAGGCACTGAGtgacagtggggggggagaggcACTGAATACTATCTCTTATGATCCTGTTGgagggcactgagtgactgtggggGAGGAGGCACTGAgtgacggagggggggggaagaggcactgaagtgactgtgtggggaggagGCACTGAgtgacagtgggggggggaggaggcactgagtgacggggggtgggggggcactgagtgactgtgtggggaggagGCACTGAgtgacagtgggggggggaggaggcactgagtgactgtgggggggtggggggcactgagtgacagtggggggggggaggaggcactgagtgacagtggggggggggaggaggcactgagtgactgtggggggggtggagggcacTGAGTGACTATGGAGGAGGAGGCACTGagtgacggaggggggggggggcactgagtgactgtgggggggggggggagcggggaggacaCTGATTGAGGCAGCGACGGTCGGTCAGAGCTTCCTCTTTCCATTTGTGGGAAGGTTTTTTGTCGATTCTATTTTTCGGGTGGAGCCACATTCCCTCCCGGATCACAGCCTGTTACACACACCGCGGGCCTGGGCTCTCATCTGTCCTCTCTTTTACAGTCTTGCTGACATCTGAGGACCCGGAACGAGTTGAAATCACTTTGAAAGTTGTGGAGAACCTGATTAGAAAGAATCCAACTGCAACCAGAGAGGTAAGGGTGGGCAGGGTTGGTGGGGGGGTGCGGAGCGTGATGGGCAGTGTCTGCCAACAGCACTGGCAGAGACGGAGTCTGACCGTAGATTGCGGGAATTGTACTTTTCATTGCCACGGACCTTGGTTCAGAAGGTGTGGTTCTGAGTCCGACTCCAGACACTTCAACACATGTCCAGGCTGACactgggaatgctgcactgtcggaggggcaatactgagggaatgctgcactgtcagaaaggcAGTGTTGAGGGATCGCCGCAATGTTGGAGGAgctttactgagggagcgctgcactgtcggaggggcagtactgagggagcgctgcactgtcggagggtcagtactga comes from the Pristiophorus japonicus isolate sPriJap1 chromosome 15, sPriJap1.hap1, whole genome shotgun sequence genome and includes:
- the telo2 gene encoding telomere length regulation protein TEL2 homolog, producing the protein MDVEPMKLDLVDMQNLHQRILTTMEPEIIEVRCIVRQAVVTLSSSRDSVAITRTLRSVKQYLGATEAAKPSRQREEFVNVHYSRFLQVLTSNLTADWLELLPVDQEKELLDGFFLDGPPHQAYLVLLDTITAARPSLRQERCVAILEQFLRAGQMGQLIWEVCQEHASPHMAGLRETLLNKIASLADHMANKLERDNRETFYPQSYYPLLGREMLSVLERICQRLKGGMDCSLAFVSQLLGKICIQGHSDPLLQVLVPRLTLLTQSDGIWQRISWRLVEDVPERWMESVISGLVRLAAGPDVLSRLLGSLVLKNKKAEFVLTHKLLLLQYHHTTAVLQSLLGYLAGEKSRDSLLIEVLKKLLETWGNSSAVRHTPIEQQLYISKAIVISLAQLSHTQIQEHRAELLSRMMAGMECHLDSNLPRVRRLGMVVAECLSARVNTGDHRLRFQYEEDDETRELLSLSSRRHPSSWECPPQQHSDDSSQTDSSQTAAESRQSVQTVRDTESESELDSDDELIPYDLSADTELRRGRAPVYVSDCVEVLLTSEDPERVEITLKVVENLIRKNPTATREVRVGRVGGGVRSVMGSVCQQHWQRRSLTVDCGNCTFHCHGPWFRRCGSESDSRHFNTCPG